The Cervus canadensis isolate Bull #8, Minnesota chromosome 9, ASM1932006v1, whole genome shotgun sequence genome contains a region encoding:
- the IL17D gene encoding interleukin-17D isoform X2, whose translation MWKLVVLGKVTVLTEETAEEEVLTFTGGKEFWSALTQEGRRGETGCLQARALLSRCPSSRGSSRAAGPADFPSSRGASFRSRRAARLRSDVSAPPRPPEPLRGDAGAASLGVGGRCPAGAVAGPGGGRPEGGPAASTGAGLRGPARGAPGAAVRATGGRRARRLPPHAAAGPARAGAQRQLPGRGQARRPPLPAAHQPAQRVALGLQDLLRPRPLPAVPARGLLPVPGLPDRATWGGGCAPAQRPSARARGGPAPDPRLRGWSRCLRRGVRHCARGLHLRARAGEGCGCRQLQPGQVGPALTAHPGPRARGNVPSGGLDQTGLDRVVGRPEGDGD comes from the exons ATGTGGAAGTTAGTCGTCTTGGGAAAAGTGACC GTGCTGACAGAGGAGACGGCAGAGGAAGAGGTGCTGACTTTCACAGGAGGGAAAGAGTTTTGGTCTGCCCTGACCCAGGAAG GAAGGCGTGGTGAGACAGGCTGCCTCCAGGCCCGCGCGCTCCTCTCCAGGTGCCCGTCGTCCCGGGGCTCTTCCCGCGCGGCCGGACCCGCTGACTTCCCTTCCAGCCGAGGCGCCTCCTTCCGCTCGCGCCGCGCCGCGCGGCTCCGCTCGGACGTGTCCGCGCCGCCGCGACCACCGGAGCCACTTCGCGGCGATGCTGGGGCCGCCA GTCTGGGCGTTGGTGGCCGGTGTCCTGCTGGCGCTGTCGCCGGGCCGGGCGGGGGGCGCCCCGAAGGCGGGCCGGCGGCCAGCACGGGCGCGGGGCTGCGCGGACCGGCCCGAGGAGCTCCTGGAGCAGCTGTACGGGCGACTGGCGGCCGGCGTGCTCGGCGCCTTCCACCACACGCTGCAGCTGGGCCCGCGCGAGCAGGCGCGCAACGCCAGCTGCCCGGCCGGGGGCAGGCCCGCCGACCGCCGCTTCCGGCCGCCCACCAACCTGCGCAGCGTGTCGCCCTGGGCCTACAG GATCTCCTACGACCCCGGCCGCTTCCCGCGGTACCTGCCCGAGGCCTACTGCCTGTGCCGGGGCTGCCTGACCGGGCCACATGGGGAGGAGGATGTGCGCCTGCGCAGCGCCCCAGTGCTCGTGCCCGCGGTGGTCCTGCGCCGGACCCCAGGCTGCGCGGGTGGTCGCGCTGTCTACGTCGAGGAGTACGTCACTGTGCCCGTGGGCTGCACCTGCGTGCCCGGGCCGGAGAAGGATGTGGATGCCGCCAACTCCAGCCTGGACAAGTCGGCCCGGCCCTGACCGCCCACCCGGGACCCCGGGCCCGAGGAAACGTGCCCAGCGGTGGACTGGACCAGACCGGACTGGACCGCGTGGTGGGCCGCCCGGAAGGTGATGGGGACTGA
- the IL17D gene encoding interleukin-17D isoform X8: MWKLVVLGKVTVSKVGSEEQGWDIQVLTEETAEEEVLTFTGGKEFWSALTQEGLGVGGRCPAGAVAGPGGGRPEGGPAASTGAGLRGPARGAPGAAVRATGGRRARRLPPHAAAGPARAGAQRQLPGRGQARRPPLPAAHQPAQRVALGLQDLLRPRPLPAVPARGLLPVPGLPDRATWGGGCAPAQRPSARARGGPAPDPRLRGWSRCLRRGVRHCARGLHLRARAGEGCGCRQLQPGQVGPALTAHPGPRARGNVPSGGLDQTGLDRVVGRPEGDGD; this comes from the exons ATGTGGAAGTTAGTCGTCTTGGGAAAAGTGACC GTGTCCAAGGTGGGGAGTGAAGAGCAGGGGTGGGACATCCAGGTGCTGACAGAGGAGACGGCAGAGGAAGAGGTGCTGACTTTCACAGGAGGGAAAGAGTTTTGGTCTGCCCTGACCCAGGAAG GTCTGGGCGTTGGTGGCCGGTGTCCTGCTGGCGCTGTCGCCGGGCCGGGCGGGGGGCGCCCCGAAGGCGGGCCGGCGGCCAGCACGGGCGCGGGGCTGCGCGGACCGGCCCGAGGAGCTCCTGGAGCAGCTGTACGGGCGACTGGCGGCCGGCGTGCTCGGCGCCTTCCACCACACGCTGCAGCTGGGCCCGCGCGAGCAGGCGCGCAACGCCAGCTGCCCGGCCGGGGGCAGGCCCGCCGACCGCCGCTTCCGGCCGCCCACCAACCTGCGCAGCGTGTCGCCCTGGGCCTACAG GATCTCCTACGACCCCGGCCGCTTCCCGCGGTACCTGCCCGAGGCCTACTGCCTGTGCCGGGGCTGCCTGACCGGGCCACATGGGGAGGAGGATGTGCGCCTGCGCAGCGCCCCAGTGCTCGTGCCCGCGGTGGTCCTGCGCCGGACCCCAGGCTGCGCGGGTGGTCGCGCTGTCTACGTCGAGGAGTACGTCACTGTGCCCGTGGGCTGCACCTGCGTGCCCGGGCCGGAGAAGGATGTGGATGCCGCCAACTCCAGCCTGGACAAGTCGGCCCGGCCCTGACCGCCCACCCGGGACCCCGGGCCCGAGGAAACGTGCCCAGCGGTGGACTGGACCAGACCGGACTGGACCGCGTGGTGGGCCGCCCGGAAGGTGATGGGGACTGA
- the IL17D gene encoding interleukin-17D isoform X7, which produces MCPSSRGSSRAAGPADFPSSRGASFRSRRAARLRSDVSAPPRPPEPLRGDAGAASLGVGGRCPAGAVAGPGGGRPEGGPAASTGAGLRGPARGAPGAAVRATGGRRARRLPPHAAAGPARAGAQRQLPGRGQARRPPLPAAHQPAQRVALGLQDLLRPRPLPAVPARGLLPVPGLPDRATWGGGCAPAQRPSARARGGPAPDPRLRGWSRCLRRGVRHCARGLHLRARAGEGCGCRQLQPGQVGPALTAHPGPRARGNVPSGGLDQTGLDRVVGRPEGDGD; this is translated from the exons AT GTGCCCGTCGTCCCGGGGCTCTTCCCGCGCGGCCGGACCCGCTGACTTCCCTTCCAGCCGAGGCGCCTCCTTCCGCTCGCGCCGCGCCGCGCGGCTCCGCTCGGACGTGTCCGCGCCGCCGCGACCACCGGAGCCACTTCGCGGCGATGCTGGGGCCGCCA GTCTGGGCGTTGGTGGCCGGTGTCCTGCTGGCGCTGTCGCCGGGCCGGGCGGGGGGCGCCCCGAAGGCGGGCCGGCGGCCAGCACGGGCGCGGGGCTGCGCGGACCGGCCCGAGGAGCTCCTGGAGCAGCTGTACGGGCGACTGGCGGCCGGCGTGCTCGGCGCCTTCCACCACACGCTGCAGCTGGGCCCGCGCGAGCAGGCGCGCAACGCCAGCTGCCCGGCCGGGGGCAGGCCCGCCGACCGCCGCTTCCGGCCGCCCACCAACCTGCGCAGCGTGTCGCCCTGGGCCTACAG GATCTCCTACGACCCCGGCCGCTTCCCGCGGTACCTGCCCGAGGCCTACTGCCTGTGCCGGGGCTGCCTGACCGGGCCACATGGGGAGGAGGATGTGCGCCTGCGCAGCGCCCCAGTGCTCGTGCCCGCGGTGGTCCTGCGCCGGACCCCAGGCTGCGCGGGTGGTCGCGCTGTCTACGTCGAGGAGTACGTCACTGTGCCCGTGGGCTGCACCTGCGTGCCCGGGCCGGAGAAGGATGTGGATGCCGCCAACTCCAGCCTGGACAAGTCGGCCCGGCCCTGACCGCCCACCCGGGACCCCGGGCCCGAGGAAACGTGCCCAGCGGTGGACTGGACCAGACCGGACTGGACCGCGTGGTGGGCCGCCCGGAAGGTGATGGGGACTGA
- the IL17D gene encoding interleukin-17D isoform X1, translating to MWKLVVLGKVTVSKVGSEEQGWDIQVLTEETAEEEVLTFTGGKEFWSALTQEGRRGETGCLQARALLSRCPSSRGSSRAAGPADFPSSRGASFRSRRAARLRSDVSAPPRPPEPLRGDAGAASLGVGGRCPAGAVAGPGGGRPEGGPAASTGAGLRGPARGAPGAAVRATGGRRARRLPPHAAAGPARAGAQRQLPGRGQARRPPLPAAHQPAQRVALGLQDLLRPRPLPAVPARGLLPVPGLPDRATWGGGCAPAQRPSARARGGPAPDPRLRGWSRCLRRGVRHCARGLHLRARAGEGCGCRQLQPGQVGPALTAHPGPRARGNVPSGGLDQTGLDRVVGRPEGDGD from the exons ATGTGGAAGTTAGTCGTCTTGGGAAAAGTGACC GTGTCCAAGGTGGGGAGTGAAGAGCAGGGGTGGGACATCCAGGTGCTGACAGAGGAGACGGCAGAGGAAGAGGTGCTGACTTTCACAGGAGGGAAAGAGTTTTGGTCTGCCCTGACCCAGGAAG GAAGGCGTGGTGAGACAGGCTGCCTCCAGGCCCGCGCGCTCCTCTCCAGGTGCCCGTCGTCCCGGGGCTCTTCCCGCGCGGCCGGACCCGCTGACTTCCCTTCCAGCCGAGGCGCCTCCTTCCGCTCGCGCCGCGCCGCGCGGCTCCGCTCGGACGTGTCCGCGCCGCCGCGACCACCGGAGCCACTTCGCGGCGATGCTGGGGCCGCCA GTCTGGGCGTTGGTGGCCGGTGTCCTGCTGGCGCTGTCGCCGGGCCGGGCGGGGGGCGCCCCGAAGGCGGGCCGGCGGCCAGCACGGGCGCGGGGCTGCGCGGACCGGCCCGAGGAGCTCCTGGAGCAGCTGTACGGGCGACTGGCGGCCGGCGTGCTCGGCGCCTTCCACCACACGCTGCAGCTGGGCCCGCGCGAGCAGGCGCGCAACGCCAGCTGCCCGGCCGGGGGCAGGCCCGCCGACCGCCGCTTCCGGCCGCCCACCAACCTGCGCAGCGTGTCGCCCTGGGCCTACAG GATCTCCTACGACCCCGGCCGCTTCCCGCGGTACCTGCCCGAGGCCTACTGCCTGTGCCGGGGCTGCCTGACCGGGCCACATGGGGAGGAGGATGTGCGCCTGCGCAGCGCCCCAGTGCTCGTGCCCGCGGTGGTCCTGCGCCGGACCCCAGGCTGCGCGGGTGGTCGCGCTGTCTACGTCGAGGAGTACGTCACTGTGCCCGTGGGCTGCACCTGCGTGCCCGGGCCGGAGAAGGATGTGGATGCCGCCAACTCCAGCCTGGACAAGTCGGCCCGGCCCTGACCGCCCACCCGGGACCCCGGGCCCGAGGAAACGTGCCCAGCGGTGGACTGGACCAGACCGGACTGGACCGCGTGGTGGGCCGCCCGGAAGGTGATGGGGACTGA
- the IL17D gene encoding interleukin-17D isoform X6 translates to MWKLVVLGKVTVLTEETAEEEVLTFTGGKEFWSALTQEGARRPGALPARPDPLTSLPAEAPPSARAAPRGSARTCPRRRDHRSHFAAMLGPPVWALVAGVLLALSPGRAGGAPKAGRRPARARGCADRPEELLEQLYGRLAAGVLGAFHHTLQLGPREQARNASCPAGGRPADRRFRPPTNLRSVSPWAYRISYDPGRFPRYLPEAYCLCRGCLTGPHGEEDVRLRSAPVLVPAVVLRRTPGCAGGRAVYVEEYVTVPVGCTCVPGPEKDVDAANSSLDKSARP, encoded by the exons ATGTGGAAGTTAGTCGTCTTGGGAAAAGTGACC GTGCTGACAGAGGAGACGGCAGAGGAAGAGGTGCTGACTTTCACAGGAGGGAAAGAGTTTTGGTCTGCCCTGACCCAGGAAG GTGCCCGTCGTCCCGGGGCTCTTCCCGCGCGGCCGGACCCGCTGACTTCCCTTCCAGCCGAGGCGCCTCCTTCCGCTCGCGCCGCGCCGCGCGGCTCCGCTCGGACGTGTCCGCGCCGCCGCGACCACCGGAGCCACTTCGCGGCGATGCTGGGGCCGCCA GTCTGGGCGTTGGTGGCCGGTGTCCTGCTGGCGCTGTCGCCGGGCCGGGCGGGGGGCGCCCCGAAGGCGGGCCGGCGGCCAGCACGGGCGCGGGGCTGCGCGGACCGGCCCGAGGAGCTCCTGGAGCAGCTGTACGGGCGACTGGCGGCCGGCGTGCTCGGCGCCTTCCACCACACGCTGCAGCTGGGCCCGCGCGAGCAGGCGCGCAACGCCAGCTGCCCGGCCGGGGGCAGGCCCGCCGACCGCCGCTTCCGGCCGCCCACCAACCTGCGCAGCGTGTCGCCCTGGGCCTACAG GATCTCCTACGACCCCGGCCGCTTCCCGCGGTACCTGCCCGAGGCCTACTGCCTGTGCCGGGGCTGCCTGACCGGGCCACATGGGGAGGAGGATGTGCGCCTGCGCAGCGCCCCAGTGCTCGTGCCCGCGGTGGTCCTGCGCCGGACCCCAGGCTGCGCGGGTGGTCGCGCTGTCTACGTCGAGGAGTACGTCACTGTGCCCGTGGGCTGCACCTGCGTGCCCGGGCCGGAGAAGGATGTGGATGCCGCCAACTCCAGCCTGGACAAGTCGGCCCGGCCCTGA
- the IL17D gene encoding interleukin-17D isoform X4 translates to MWKLVVLGKVTVLTEETAEEEVLTFTGGKEFWSALTQEVPQEGVVRQAASRPARSSPGARRPGALPARPDPLTSLPAEAPPSARAAPRGSARTCPRRRDHRSHFAAMLGPPVWALVAGVLLALSPGRAGGAPKAGRRPARARGCADRPEELLEQLYGRLAAGVLGAFHHTLQLGPREQARNASCPAGGRPADRRFRPPTNLRSVSPWAYRISYDPGRFPRYLPEAYCLCRGCLTGPHGEEDVRLRSAPVLVPAVVLRRTPGCAGGRAVYVEEYVTVPVGCTCVPGPEKDVDAANSSLDKSARP, encoded by the exons ATGTGGAAGTTAGTCGTCTTGGGAAAAGTGACC GTGCTGACAGAGGAGACGGCAGAGGAAGAGGTGCTGACTTTCACAGGAGGGAAAGAGTTTTGGTCTGCCCTGACCCAGGAAG TCCCTCAGGAAGGCGTGGTGAGACAGGCTGCCTCCAGGCCCGCGCGCTCCTCTCCAGGTGCCCGTCGTCCCGGGGCTCTTCCCGCGCGGCCGGACCCGCTGACTTCCCTTCCAGCCGAGGCGCCTCCTTCCGCTCGCGCCGCGCCGCGCGGCTCCGCTCGGACGTGTCCGCGCCGCCGCGACCACCGGAGCCACTTCGCGGCGATGCTGGGGCCGCCA GTCTGGGCGTTGGTGGCCGGTGTCCTGCTGGCGCTGTCGCCGGGCCGGGCGGGGGGCGCCCCGAAGGCGGGCCGGCGGCCAGCACGGGCGCGGGGCTGCGCGGACCGGCCCGAGGAGCTCCTGGAGCAGCTGTACGGGCGACTGGCGGCCGGCGTGCTCGGCGCCTTCCACCACACGCTGCAGCTGGGCCCGCGCGAGCAGGCGCGCAACGCCAGCTGCCCGGCCGGGGGCAGGCCCGCCGACCGCCGCTTCCGGCCGCCCACCAACCTGCGCAGCGTGTCGCCCTGGGCCTACAG GATCTCCTACGACCCCGGCCGCTTCCCGCGGTACCTGCCCGAGGCCTACTGCCTGTGCCGGGGCTGCCTGACCGGGCCACATGGGGAGGAGGATGTGCGCCTGCGCAGCGCCCCAGTGCTCGTGCCCGCGGTGGTCCTGCGCCGGACCCCAGGCTGCGCGGGTGGTCGCGCTGTCTACGTCGAGGAGTACGTCACTGTGCCCGTGGGCTGCACCTGCGTGCCCGGGCCGGAGAAGGATGTGGATGCCGCCAACTCCAGCCTGGACAAGTCGGCCCGGCCCTGA
- the IL17D gene encoding interleukin-17D isoform X5: MWKLVVLGKVTVSKVGSEEQGWDIQVLTEETAEEEVLTFTGGKEFWSALTQEGARRPGALPARPDPLTSLPAEAPPSARAAPRGSARTCPRRRDHRSHFAAMLGPPVWALVAGVLLALSPGRAGGAPKAGRRPARARGCADRPEELLEQLYGRLAAGVLGAFHHTLQLGPREQARNASCPAGGRPADRRFRPPTNLRSVSPWAYRISYDPGRFPRYLPEAYCLCRGCLTGPHGEEDVRLRSAPVLVPAVVLRRTPGCAGGRAVYVEEYVTVPVGCTCVPGPEKDVDAANSSLDKSARP, encoded by the exons ATGTGGAAGTTAGTCGTCTTGGGAAAAGTGACC GTGTCCAAGGTGGGGAGTGAAGAGCAGGGGTGGGACATCCAGGTGCTGACAGAGGAGACGGCAGAGGAAGAGGTGCTGACTTTCACAGGAGGGAAAGAGTTTTGGTCTGCCCTGACCCAGGAAG GTGCCCGTCGTCCCGGGGCTCTTCCCGCGCGGCCGGACCCGCTGACTTCCCTTCCAGCCGAGGCGCCTCCTTCCGCTCGCGCCGCGCCGCGCGGCTCCGCTCGGACGTGTCCGCGCCGCCGCGACCACCGGAGCCACTTCGCGGCGATGCTGGGGCCGCCA GTCTGGGCGTTGGTGGCCGGTGTCCTGCTGGCGCTGTCGCCGGGCCGGGCGGGGGGCGCCCCGAAGGCGGGCCGGCGGCCAGCACGGGCGCGGGGCTGCGCGGACCGGCCCGAGGAGCTCCTGGAGCAGCTGTACGGGCGACTGGCGGCCGGCGTGCTCGGCGCCTTCCACCACACGCTGCAGCTGGGCCCGCGCGAGCAGGCGCGCAACGCCAGCTGCCCGGCCGGGGGCAGGCCCGCCGACCGCCGCTTCCGGCCGCCCACCAACCTGCGCAGCGTGTCGCCCTGGGCCTACAG GATCTCCTACGACCCCGGCCGCTTCCCGCGGTACCTGCCCGAGGCCTACTGCCTGTGCCGGGGCTGCCTGACCGGGCCACATGGGGAGGAGGATGTGCGCCTGCGCAGCGCCCCAGTGCTCGTGCCCGCGGTGGTCCTGCGCCGGACCCCAGGCTGCGCGGGTGGTCGCGCTGTCTACGTCGAGGAGTACGTCACTGTGCCCGTGGGCTGCACCTGCGTGCCCGGGCCGGAGAAGGATGTGGATGCCGCCAACTCCAGCCTGGACAAGTCGGCCCGGCCCTGA
- the IL17D gene encoding interleukin-17D isoform X9, with translation MEVKESRDPRMDVEVSRLGKSDRARRPGALPARPDPLTSLPAEAPPSARAAPRGSARTCPRRRDHRSHFAAMLGPPVWALVAGVLLALSPGRAGGAPKAGRRPARARGCADRPEELLEQLYGRLAAGVLGAFHHTLQLGPREQARNASCPAGGRPADRRFRPPTNLRSVSPWAYRISYDPGRFPRYLPEAYCLCRGCLTGPHGEEDVRLRSAPVLVPAVVLRRTPGCAGGRAVYVEEYVTVPVGCTCVPGPEKDVDAANSSLDKSARP, from the exons ATGGAGGTGAAGGAGAGCAGAGATCCGAGGATGGATGTGGAAGTTAGTCGTCTTGGGAAAAGTGACC GTGCCCGTCGTCCCGGGGCTCTTCCCGCGCGGCCGGACCCGCTGACTTCCCTTCCAGCCGAGGCGCCTCCTTCCGCTCGCGCCGCGCCGCGCGGCTCCGCTCGGACGTGTCCGCGCCGCCGCGACCACCGGAGCCACTTCGCGGCGATGCTGGGGCCGCCA GTCTGGGCGTTGGTGGCCGGTGTCCTGCTGGCGCTGTCGCCGGGCCGGGCGGGGGGCGCCCCGAAGGCGGGCCGGCGGCCAGCACGGGCGCGGGGCTGCGCGGACCGGCCCGAGGAGCTCCTGGAGCAGCTGTACGGGCGACTGGCGGCCGGCGTGCTCGGCGCCTTCCACCACACGCTGCAGCTGGGCCCGCGCGAGCAGGCGCGCAACGCCAGCTGCCCGGCCGGGGGCAGGCCCGCCGACCGCCGCTTCCGGCCGCCCACCAACCTGCGCAGCGTGTCGCCCTGGGCCTACAG GATCTCCTACGACCCCGGCCGCTTCCCGCGGTACCTGCCCGAGGCCTACTGCCTGTGCCGGGGCTGCCTGACCGGGCCACATGGGGAGGAGGATGTGCGCCTGCGCAGCGCCCCAGTGCTCGTGCCCGCGGTGGTCCTGCGCCGGACCCCAGGCTGCGCGGGTGGTCGCGCTGTCTACGTCGAGGAGTACGTCACTGTGCCCGTGGGCTGCACCTGCGTGCCCGGGCCGGAGAAGGATGTGGATGCCGCCAACTCCAGCCTGGACAAGTCGGCCCGGCCCTGA
- the IL17D gene encoding interleukin-17D isoform X10, whose amino-acid sequence MLGPPVWALVAGVLLALSPGRAGGAPKAGRRPARARGCADRPEELLEQLYGRLAAGVLGAFHHTLQLGPREQARNASCPAGGRPADRRFRPPTNLRSVSPWAYRISYDPGRFPRYLPEAYCLCRGCLTGPHGEEDVRLRSAPVLVPAVVLRRTPGCAGGRAVYVEEYVTVPVGCTCVPGPEKDVDAANSSLDKSARP is encoded by the exons ATGCTGGGGCCGCCA GTCTGGGCGTTGGTGGCCGGTGTCCTGCTGGCGCTGTCGCCGGGCCGGGCGGGGGGCGCCCCGAAGGCGGGCCGGCGGCCAGCACGGGCGCGGGGCTGCGCGGACCGGCCCGAGGAGCTCCTGGAGCAGCTGTACGGGCGACTGGCGGCCGGCGTGCTCGGCGCCTTCCACCACACGCTGCAGCTGGGCCCGCGCGAGCAGGCGCGCAACGCCAGCTGCCCGGCCGGGGGCAGGCCCGCCGACCGCCGCTTCCGGCCGCCCACCAACCTGCGCAGCGTGTCGCCCTGGGCCTACAG GATCTCCTACGACCCCGGCCGCTTCCCGCGGTACCTGCCCGAGGCCTACTGCCTGTGCCGGGGCTGCCTGACCGGGCCACATGGGGAGGAGGATGTGCGCCTGCGCAGCGCCCCAGTGCTCGTGCCCGCGGTGGTCCTGCGCCGGACCCCAGGCTGCGCGGGTGGTCGCGCTGTCTACGTCGAGGAGTACGTCACTGTGCCCGTGGGCTGCACCTGCGTGCCCGGGCCGGAGAAGGATGTGGATGCCGCCAACTCCAGCCTGGACAAGTCGGCCCGGCCCTGA
- the IL17D gene encoding interleukin-17D isoform X3, which yields MWKLVVLGKVTVSKVGSEEQGWDIQVLTEETAEEEVLTFTGGKEFWSALTQEVPQEGVVRQAASRPARSSPGARRPGALPARPDPLTSLPAEAPPSARAAPRGSARTCPRRRDHRSHFAAMLGPPVWALVAGVLLALSPGRAGGAPKAGRRPARARGCADRPEELLEQLYGRLAAGVLGAFHHTLQLGPREQARNASCPAGGRPADRRFRPPTNLRSVSPWAYRISYDPGRFPRYLPEAYCLCRGCLTGPHGEEDVRLRSAPVLVPAVVLRRTPGCAGGRAVYVEEYVTVPVGCTCVPGPEKDVDAANSSLDKSARP from the exons ATGTGGAAGTTAGTCGTCTTGGGAAAAGTGACC GTGTCCAAGGTGGGGAGTGAAGAGCAGGGGTGGGACATCCAGGTGCTGACAGAGGAGACGGCAGAGGAAGAGGTGCTGACTTTCACAGGAGGGAAAGAGTTTTGGTCTGCCCTGACCCAGGAAG TCCCTCAGGAAGGCGTGGTGAGACAGGCTGCCTCCAGGCCCGCGCGCTCCTCTCCAGGTGCCCGTCGTCCCGGGGCTCTTCCCGCGCGGCCGGACCCGCTGACTTCCCTTCCAGCCGAGGCGCCTCCTTCCGCTCGCGCCGCGCCGCGCGGCTCCGCTCGGACGTGTCCGCGCCGCCGCGACCACCGGAGCCACTTCGCGGCGATGCTGGGGCCGCCA GTCTGGGCGTTGGTGGCCGGTGTCCTGCTGGCGCTGTCGCCGGGCCGGGCGGGGGGCGCCCCGAAGGCGGGCCGGCGGCCAGCACGGGCGCGGGGCTGCGCGGACCGGCCCGAGGAGCTCCTGGAGCAGCTGTACGGGCGACTGGCGGCCGGCGTGCTCGGCGCCTTCCACCACACGCTGCAGCTGGGCCCGCGCGAGCAGGCGCGCAACGCCAGCTGCCCGGCCGGGGGCAGGCCCGCCGACCGCCGCTTCCGGCCGCCCACCAACCTGCGCAGCGTGTCGCCCTGGGCCTACAG GATCTCCTACGACCCCGGCCGCTTCCCGCGGTACCTGCCCGAGGCCTACTGCCTGTGCCGGGGCTGCCTGACCGGGCCACATGGGGAGGAGGATGTGCGCCTGCGCAGCGCCCCAGTGCTCGTGCCCGCGGTGGTCCTGCGCCGGACCCCAGGCTGCGCGGGTGGTCGCGCTGTCTACGTCGAGGAGTACGTCACTGTGCCCGTGGGCTGCACCTGCGTGCCCGGGCCGGAGAAGGATGTGGATGCCGCCAACTCCAGCCTGGACAAGTCGGCCCGGCCCTGA